A window from Gemmatimonadales bacterium encodes these proteins:
- a CDS encoding ExbD/TolR family protein → MAGLGGGLGSQRGELPLMADVNVTSLVDVMLVLLIIFMITAPMMQGGVDVELPKAEARPLSPKEGMVVSVNRDGRIFVDQTPVSFNDFRVTFRSLVTTRKPTGVYLQADTRVPYGQVVRVLAIIRNAGIQNVGLVAAEESSP, encoded by the coding sequence ATGGCGGGGCTCGGGGGCGGGTTGGGCAGCCAGCGGGGCGAGCTGCCACTCATGGCGGACGTGAACGTCACCTCCTTGGTCGACGTAATGCTCGTGCTCCTCATCATCTTCATGATCACGGCACCGATGATGCAGGGCGGCGTCGATGTCGAGCTGCCCAAGGCAGAGGCCCGGCCGCTCTCCCCCAAGGAAGGCATGGTGGTGTCGGTCAACCGTGACGGGCGCATCTTCGTGGACCAGACGCCGGTCTCCTTCAATGATTTTCGGGTGACGTTCCGTTCCCTCGTGACCACCAGAAAGCCGACCGGGGTGTACCTCCAGGCGGACACTCGTGTCCCCTACGGACAGGTGGTCCGGGTCCTGGCGATCATCCGGAACGCCGGCATCCAGAATGTGGGACTGGTCGCGGCGGAGGAATCGTCCCCGTGA
- a CDS encoding MotA/TolQ/ExbB proton channel family protein, which yields MTLQGGGAVPGSAVELVLTASVETKVVLCITAVFSLVSWFIIVFKWWQFRKLNRQADRFFAEMERTTRLQEAYHAVMKQPPSPYNRLFREAITFYSELRPGVLREERGADRSTLTPTQLEALKMVLGKEVAAERDVLGHYIPWLATIGSVSPLLGLLGTTLGIIAAFTGIATKGSGNLAAVAPGVAEALVATFAGLAAAIPAVIAYNLYVNRVRLFAGELEGFANELVGTMAREGLL from the coding sequence GTGACGCTGCAGGGGGGAGGCGCCGTTCCGGGTTCGGCGGTCGAGCTGGTGCTCACCGCCAGCGTCGAAACCAAGGTCGTTCTCTGCATCACCGCCGTCTTCTCGCTGGTCTCGTGGTTCATCATCGTGTTCAAGTGGTGGCAGTTTCGGAAGCTGAACCGGCAGGCGGACCGGTTCTTCGCCGAGATGGAGCGGACCACCCGGCTGCAGGAGGCCTATCACGCGGTGATGAAGCAGCCGCCGTCGCCCTACAATCGCCTGTTTCGGGAGGCCATCACCTTCTATTCGGAGCTGCGCCCCGGCGTGTTGCGGGAGGAGCGCGGCGCCGATCGGAGCACCCTCACGCCGACCCAGCTCGAGGCGCTGAAGATGGTGCTGGGGAAGGAGGTCGCGGCCGAGCGGGATGTGCTGGGACACTACATCCCCTGGCTCGCCACCATCGGCTCGGTGAGCCCCCTGCTGGGCCTGCTCGGCACCACCCTCGGCATCATCGCGGCGTTCACCGGTATCGCTACCAAGGGATCGGGCAATCTGGCCGCCGTGGCGCCAGGCGTGGCCGAAGCGCTGGTGGCCACGTTCGCCGGACTCGCGGCGGCCATCCCGGCGGTGATCGCGTACAATCTCTACGTCAACCGGGTGCGGCTCTTCGCCGGCGAGCTCGAAGGCTTCGCCAACGAGCTCGTCGGCACCATGGCCCGGGAGGGGCTGCTCTAG
- a CDS encoding NAD-dependent epimerase/dehydratase family protein, with protein sequence MSRRVLVTGGAGFIGSHIAEAYLRDGWEVTVLDDLSRGHEKNVPAGVRFVRADIRSPEARQLLAAGGFDVLNHHAAQIDVRVSVDDPALDAGINIVGLVNLLDGAGAGRVKRVVFASSGGVVYGDPEIIPTPETAPKLPISPYGVSKLSGEHYLRTLGALRGFEAVAMRYANVFGPRQDPKSEAGVVSIFVSRLLESRPLTIFGDGLQTRDYVFVKDVARANVLASGATLPAADGLDAAAFNVATSIQRNVIELADAVGQVMGRPKPPREFAPPRPGELLRSSLDIRKARQVLGWTPEVTFDDGLRELIAWFGKEAR encoded by the coding sequence ATGAGCCGGCGCGTGCTGGTGACCGGAGGAGCCGGGTTCATCGGCTCCCACATCGCGGAGGCGTATCTCCGCGACGGGTGGGAGGTCACGGTGCTCGACGACCTGTCGCGTGGTCATGAAAAGAACGTTCCCGCCGGCGTTCGGTTCGTCCGCGCCGACATCCGCTCGCCCGAGGCCCGCCAGCTGCTCGCCGCCGGCGGCTTCGACGTCCTGAACCACCATGCGGCCCAGATCGATGTCCGCGTCTCGGTCGACGATCCCGCGCTGGACGCGGGGATCAACATCGTCGGACTGGTCAATCTGTTGGACGGGGCGGGCGCCGGCAGGGTGAAGCGCGTGGTGTTCGCCAGCAGCGGTGGCGTGGTGTATGGCGACCCCGAGATCATCCCCACACCGGAGACCGCACCCAAGCTGCCGATCTCGCCCTACGGCGTGAGCAAGCTTTCCGGCGAGCACTACCTCCGGACCCTCGGTGCGTTGCGTGGGTTCGAGGCGGTCGCCATGCGCTACGCCAACGTGTTCGGACCCCGGCAGGACCCCAAGTCGGAGGCCGGCGTGGTCTCCATCTTCGTCTCCCGGCTGCTCGAGTCCCGGCCGCTCACCATCTTCGGCGACGGGCTGCAGACCCGCGACTACGTATTCGTGAAGGACGTGGCCCGGGCCAACGTCCTCGCCAGCGGCGCGACCCTGCCTGCCGCCGATGGCCTGGATGCGGCGGCGTTCAACGTGGCCACCTCGATCCAGCGCAACGTGATCGAGCTGGCGGACGCGGTCGGCCAGGTGATGGGCCGGCCCAAGCCTCCCCGGGAGTTCGCGCCTCCGCGTCCGGGCGAGCTCCTGCGCAGCTCGCTCGACATCCGCAAGGCACGCCAGGTCCTCGGATGGACGCCCGAGGTGACCTTCGACGATGGGCTTCGCGAGCTGATCGCGTGGTTCGGAAAGGAGGCCAGGTGA